The nucleotide sequence AAAGGTCCTTCAAACCGACAATCACCACGTTGTCCGGTCGCACGCCCAGGTTCCGGTTATACGGTGTCTCGACCACATTGCTGCCGGGTCCGTAATATAGCTCCGGCGTGATGCCCTTGATGCGCAGCAATTCGTCCAGGTCATCGATCGGTCCGTTCTTGGGCGAGTACGGCGGAGACTGGGAGAGATAGTAATCTGACTCCGCACCATTCAGCATCGTGGCATCATCCGTATCCCGCCAGTCGAGGATGCAATCGACGGCTTCCGATGCGAGCGTGGGGTCCAGGCCGGCGACTTCCATGGCGAGCTTCAGCGCGACATCGTCCGCGAGGTTGATGTTATAATAGCGTTCGAGGTCGATGATCTTGATGGAGAAAGTGCCCGACCCGACTTGGTTGTTCTCCAAGGACAAGGCCGCGAGGATATCATTGGTGCCCATGGGGCCGCCCGCCCATTTCTGATTCAACGCATCGTAGTTGCCCTCGTTCGGCACGGTCATGTGCTGGCCAAGGATGTAGCGGGCGAACTCCACACCGGAACGCCCCAGCCACTCGGTCTCAGTATCAAAGCTGGCGTTTCGCGCGAGCTTCACCTCCACCGCCATGGACTTGGCGAAGCCGAACGCGATCACCCCGAGCACGGTGATGACCATGAGCACCATGATCAGCGCGATGCCGGAGCGATGAGACTGTGAGCGTAACTTCATTATTGGCGTGGAGGTCGAATCACTGGTCCCGTAGGCGGACCGGTCGGTGGTCCAGGATTGTTAGGTTGTTGGGGATTGTTGCGGTCCCGGTTATTATTGTTACGCTCGCGGTTGTTATTGTTCCGATTATTCGATCCCCCCGCCGCATCCGGAAACTGGTAATCTTTAGTGATCGCCGTGCCCGCCAGATAGATCGTCTTGGCCTCGATCGGCACAGAGGAGCCGTACACCCCATTCTGCCCGCCAAATGCCAGTGATACCCGGATCATGCGCGGAACCGAGTTCGTCTCCAGCCACTCATAAGCCCACTCCTGAGCCTGATCATCCCAGAACTCCAGCGCGAACTGGCTGATGTTCGTGGAGAGCGTCACGGTGTAAGGCTCCTCGGTATCCTGCAGTATTTGCATGGTGGAGGATTGCAGCAGTTTCAACTCGTTGTTGCCGCCAGCACCTT is from Verrucomicrobiia bacterium and encodes:
- a CDS encoding helix-hairpin-helix domain-containing protein is translated as MKLRSQSHRSGIALIMVLMVITVLGVIAFGFAKSMAVEVKLARNASFDTETEWLGRSGVEFARYILGQHMTVPNEGNYDALNQKWAGGPMGTNDILAALSLENNQVGSGTFSIKIIDLERYYNINLADDVALKLAMEVAGLDPTLASEAVDCILDWRDTDDATMLNGAESDYYLSQSPPYSPKNGPIDDLDELLRIKGITPELYYGPGSNVVETPYNRNLGVRPDNVVIVGLKDLFTPISARVININTAPANVLRLIPGIDEATAQSIITTRSGLDGAEGTEDDTPFRNVGELASVPGFSAQGISNLGRILSTRSVTFRVTVTVSINNKQREMVAILRRNDQRDVKVLMQYWK
- a CDS encoding prepilin-type N-terminal cleavage/methylation domain-containing protein, which translates into the protein MKIACKRYGKRGFTLVEILIAMGIFMVIIGAIYASWAAILRSSRAGAKAAAEVQRNRITVKCLEDALASTVYFTENAAFYSFETDTSSDFAYLSFVTRPPASFPGSGLFPNDPIRRVAFQVVQGAGGNNELKLLQSSTMQILQDTEEPYTVTLSTNISQFALEFWDDQAQEWAYEWLETNSVPRMIRVSLAFGGQNGVYGSSVPIEAKTIYLAGTAITKDYQFPDAAGGSNNRNNNNRERNNNNRDRNNPQQPNNPGPPTGPPTGPVIRPPRQ